One Prolixibacteraceae bacterium DNA segment encodes these proteins:
- a CDS encoding LrgB family protein, whose product MEFLNSISFLVAFTMIVFILAKLIYQKYPIFIFNPVFLSMGVCIGFLLMTNIPYSDYSAKTKFISFWLNPSVVALAIPFYLQLERIKRDWKRILSAMVLGSLSGIISVVLIAFLCGASKQVYLSLAAKSVTTPIAMGVTEALGGIPALTAGIVVAVGILGAIVGEAFMNLLGVTNAKSQGMAIGTASHALGTAKIAPKSEQHGAYSALGLAMNGVLTAIFAPIIMPWIEKLLELIS is encoded by the coding sequence ATGGAATTTTTAAATAGTATATCTTTCTTGGTGGCTTTCACCATGATTGTCTTTATTTTAGCAAAATTAATATATCAGAAATACCCAATTTTTATATTTAATCCGGTATTTCTATCGATGGGGGTTTGTATTGGTTTTCTTTTGATGACAAATATTCCTTACAGTGATTACAGTGCAAAAACAAAGTTTATAAGCTTTTGGCTTAATCCTTCCGTTGTAGCATTGGCAATACCTTTTTATCTTCAACTGGAGAGGATAAAAAGAGATTGGAAAAGGATCTTGTCTGCAATGGTTCTTGGTAGTCTTTCTGGAATTATTTCTGTTGTTTTGATCGCATTCTTATGTGGAGCTTCTAAACAGGTATATTTGTCTCTTGCAGCTAAATCGGTAACTACTCCTATAGCAATGGGGGTTACAGAAGCTTTAGGTGGTATTCCAGCACTTACTGCAGGAATTGTTGTTGCTGTTGGTATTTTAGGAGCGATTGTTGGGGAAGCCTTTATGAATTTATTAGGTGTGACCAATGCCAAGTCTCAAGGGATGGCTATTGGAACGGCTTCTCACGCATTGGGTACTGCTAAAATTGCTCCGAAGAGTGAGCAACATGGTGCATATTCAGCTCTTGGTTTGGCTATGAATGGTGTTTTAACTGCAATCTTTGCGCCGATCATCATGCCATGGATTGAGAAGTTATTAGAGTTAATATCATAA
- a CDS encoding CidA/LrgA family protein, whose protein sequence is MMTKFTQLAFILAFLALGEGLRWVLGVPVPGSIIGMLCLVLCLEFKVVKLEWVKDASDFLIQNMAFFFIPAGVGLMV, encoded by the coding sequence ATGATGACTAAATTCACACAGCTAGCTTTCATACTAGCTTTCTTGGCTCTGGGGGAAGGGTTAAGATGGGTGTTGGGGGTACCAGTACCTGGTAGTATCATTGGTATGCTTTGCCTTGTTTTATGCCTTGAGTTTAAGGTTGTAAAATTAGAGTGGGTGAAGGATGCGAGTGACTTTTTAATTCAAAACATGGCTTTCTTCTTTATTCCAGCCGGAGTAGGATTGATGGTGTAG
- a CDS encoding helix-turn-helix domain-containing protein: protein MNQKEQRVKINRTIDTMINTLLNLKEQINLLPQKKEVWLDAQDVMNLLHISQRKLQNLRSSKRLPFTRLGGKILYKESDIMKILSDNYNTKSKD, encoded by the coding sequence ATGAATCAAAAAGAGCAACGTGTCAAAATCAATCGAACCATAGACACAATGATCAACACTCTTTTAAACCTTAAAGAACAGATCAACCTTCTCCCTCAAAAAAAAGAGGTATGGCTCGATGCCCAGGATGTCATGAACCTCCTGCATATTTCTCAACGAAAACTGCAGAACCTCAGATCATCAAAAAGACTCCCATTCACCAGACTAGGAGGTAAAATACTCTACAAAGAATCCGATATCATGAAGATTCTTTCAGACAATTACAATACGAAATCGAAGGATTGA
- a CDS encoding N-acetylmuramoyl-L-alanine amidase: MRNINKVIIHCSDSDNPHHDNVKTIRQWHLDRGWQDIGYHFVITKNGRIKWGRSLEMIGAHCKGHNIDSIGICLTGRNNFTQEQFHFLVVLLKKIMREFKIPKENIFGHNHFNKHKTCPNFDLSKIIEQL; the protein is encoded by the coding sequence ATGAGAAATATTAACAAAGTCATTATCCACTGCTCCGACAGCGACAATCCTCACCACGACAACGTCAAAACGATTCGTCAATGGCACCTCGATAGAGGATGGCAAGATATTGGATACCATTTCGTGATCACTAAAAATGGTCGTATTAAATGGGGGAGATCACTCGAAATGATCGGTGCGCACTGCAAAGGACACAACATTGACTCTATTGGAATATGTCTCACTGGACGAAACAATTTCACCCAGGAACAATTCCACTTTCTAGTAGTCCTACTCAAAAAGATAATGCGTGAATTTAAAATTCCCAAAGAAAATATCTTTGGCCACAACCATTTTAACAAACATAAGACTTGCCCAAACTTCGATCTTTCAAAGATCATAGAACAGTTATAG
- a CDS encoding ATP-dependent helicase, which produces MGMQITSDKVFDDIEHHFKISAGPGAGKTHWLVQHIKNVLGKSKRLGKTRKIACITYTNVAVDTIVKRLGNATHHVEVSTIHSFLYKHLIKPYAKFIAQEYDLNVSNIDGHDEHIVYFNIVKKWIENHSQKSLFKHPNSEKQLLKIKYETIKQWLETIYYELTDSNDIALSTDKNKNFFSNKIQPKHQINRKCLDMLEKDLIEYKKIYWKKGILHHDDILFFSYQIISKCPFVLDVLRAKFPYFFIDEFQDSNPIQVEIIKKISEKETIIGVIGDQAQSIYGFQGADPKQFSELELPEMRNYEMAQNRRSTDNIINTLNSVRSDLLQHPYRKVCGMKPVIFCGNSNDAYKEALKLSNNKKVVTLSRDNITSNAMRREFGNGNLKDKLFSDLKNNDSSKDRRKFVIHYLKGVVFAKERKFKEAIKEIMVLYKSTIEDKEERKKRALNDLLCLLKKYDDYSNASLMVFYELLKRELDNQISKFQKNSNAKSFYENHTFQELALCVNIPEDSSDHRTIHKAKGDEFNNVLLVLKKEEDLAFILKPDLEKEEQRIAYVAISRAQERLFISVPTLKESKKASLSKLFEIKEFET; this is translated from the coding sequence ATGGGTATGCAAATAACATCAGATAAAGTATTCGACGATATAGAGCATCATTTTAAAATATCTGCAGGACCAGGAGCTGGTAAAACACATTGGTTGGTTCAGCATATTAAAAATGTATTAGGAAAATCAAAAAGACTAGGTAAAACACGAAAAATTGCTTGTATAACTTACACTAATGTTGCTGTGGATACAATCGTTAAAAGATTGGGAAATGCAACCCATCATGTGGAAGTGTCTACGATTCATAGCTTTCTTTACAAGCATTTAATTAAGCCTTATGCTAAATTTATAGCTCAAGAATATGATTTAAACGTTTCAAATATTGATGGCCATGATGAACATATCGTATATTTTAATATTGTAAAAAAATGGATTGAGAATCATTCGCAAAAATCATTATTTAAGCATCCGAATTCAGAAAAACAGTTATTAAAGATTAAATATGAGACAATAAAGCAATGGCTAGAGACAATATATTATGAGTTGACAGACTCTAATGATATTGCATTAAGCACTGATAAAAATAAAAATTTCTTTAGTAATAAAATTCAGCCTAAACATCAAATTAATAGAAAATGTTTGGATATGCTAGAAAAAGATTTAATAGAATATAAGAAAATATATTGGAAGAAAGGAATATTGCATCATGATGATATTCTATTCTTTAGCTATCAAATTATTTCAAAGTGTCCATTTGTCTTAGATGTTTTAAGAGCAAAATTTCCATACTTCTTTATTGATGAATTTCAAGACAGTAATCCTATTCAAGTTGAGATTATCAAGAAGATCTCCGAAAAAGAGACAATTATAGGTGTTATAGGAGATCAAGCTCAATCTATTTATGGTTTTCAAGGAGCAGATCCAAAACAATTTTCAGAACTTGAATTACCGGAAATGCGAAACTATGAAATGGCTCAAAATCGAAGAAGTACAGACAATATTATTAACACTTTAAATTCTGTGAGGTCTGATTTATTGCAGCATCCCTATAGAAAAGTCTGTGGTATGAAACCAGTGATTTTTTGTGGAAATAGCAATGATGCATATAAGGAAGCATTGAAGCTATCCAATAATAAAAAAGTTGTTACTTTATCAAGAGATAATATCACTTCAAATGCCATGAGACGAGAATTTGGAAATGGTAATTTGAAAGATAAATTATTCAGCGATCTCAAAAATAATGATAGCAGTAAAGATAGGCGTAAATTTGTTATTCATTACTTAAAGGGAGTTGTTTTTGCTAAAGAACGTAAATTTAAGGAAGCAATAAAAGAGATAATGGTTCTTTATAAAAGTACCATTGAAGATAAAGAAGAACGAAAGAAAAGAGCCTTGAACGACTTACTGTGTTTGTTGAAAAAATATGATGATTATAGCAATGCCAGTTTAATGGTGTTTTATGAATTGTTGAAGAGAGAATTAGATAATCAAATATCAAAATTCCAAAAAAACAGCAACGCAAAGAGTTTCTATGAAAATCATACGTTTCAAGAATTGGCACTCTGTGTTAACATTCCTGAAGACTCAAGTGATCACAGAACAATACATAAGGCTAAAGGCGATGAATTCAATAATGTATTACTTGTTCTTAAAAAAGAGGAGGATTTAGCATTTATTCTAAAACCTGATTTAGAGAAAGAAGAACAACGAATTGCATATGTTGCAATTAGTAGAGCACAAGAACGATTATTTATTTCTGTGCCAACTCTAAAGGAGTCCAAAAAAGCTTCTTTATCTAAATTATTTGAAATTAAAGAATTTGAAACTTGA
- a CDS encoding AAA family ATPase, with protein MYISKIKIKSFRNFKSEEIDFREGVNVIIGHNNAGKSNLLRAISLVLDNKRSRRLEVDDFCKNVSFSELKQNPPEVIIQLTISKGQNETIDDLPTVANWLTELDSSYKAQLTYRFFLPEKERGKYINELQQIDDRNEDKAKKQAWRSIRRNFMRLYTYNIYGGDALLHNQAETDSLQKLDFQFLDAIRDVERDMLTGRNALLRDVFQFFIDYDLKEKMACQTPEEQEQRKGEIRLRQNEFSEETDQLLQKLQKRMEGGKKEILSYANETGASFNHAKPDFEGSISETEMFSTLQLIIKHTTGIEIPATHNGLGYNNLIFMSLLLAKMQVDSDGSYMGSNSKVFSILAIEEPEAHLHPAMQFKFLKFLKEGRNTARQIFVTTHSTHITSAVTLDELICLHNENGETRVGYPGTIFPPDNNSKKYVQRFLDATKSDMLFAQKVVFVEGLAEQLLLSLFARYYDIEKRAKHKDNGGSSSDYQPVNFEDNHIALINVGGRYFDHFLHIFDSDKPNTINKKVACITDRDPVRKSIIEKDSHFKKCYPFEIDQNKDEYEYSNNASELIDKYTSHSNIRFFSQDAKKGKTLEYDLVTSNPTFQGLITESVSNKKQLSTLMSFMEDSTKTVQDFLNVLSYGTEENPNRQNWAIKNGIDELERNEKPQWNEDDKKKAIIASRYLNSVGKGENALDLAVALEENLAKYGSAEYVEFNVPEYIKEAIEWVCK; from the coding sequence ATGTATATTTCTAAAATTAAAATAAAATCTTTTCGAAACTTCAAATCAGAAGAAATTGATTTTCGAGAGGGTGTGAACGTTATCATAGGACATAACAATGCTGGAAAATCAAATTTACTTAGAGCGATCTCATTGGTGTTGGACAATAAAAGATCGAGACGACTAGAAGTGGATGATTTTTGTAAGAATGTTAGTTTCAGTGAATTAAAACAGAATCCTCCAGAAGTTATCATTCAACTTACTATTTCAAAAGGACAAAATGAAACCATTGACGATTTACCGACAGTTGCAAATTGGTTAACGGAACTAGATTCATCATATAAGGCTCAGTTAACTTATAGATTTTTTCTTCCTGAAAAAGAGCGAGGAAAGTATATAAATGAACTTCAGCAAATAGATGATCGTAATGAAGACAAGGCAAAGAAACAAGCTTGGAGATCAATTCGAAGGAATTTTATGCGTTTGTATACCTACAATATTTACGGAGGAGATGCATTACTACATAATCAAGCCGAAACAGATTCATTGCAAAAATTAGACTTTCAATTTTTAGATGCGATTCGTGATGTGGAGAGGGATATGTTGACAGGTAGAAATGCGTTGTTGCGAGATGTATTTCAGTTCTTCATCGATTATGATTTAAAAGAAAAAATGGCTTGTCAAACTCCTGAAGAGCAAGAACAAAGAAAAGGTGAGATTAGGTTGCGTCAGAATGAATTTTCAGAAGAAACAGATCAATTACTCCAAAAATTACAAAAAAGGATGGAAGGAGGAAAGAAAGAGATTTTATCCTATGCGAATGAAACTGGAGCATCCTTTAATCATGCTAAACCTGATTTTGAAGGAAGTATTTCTGAAACAGAAATGTTTTCGACTTTGCAACTCATTATAAAACATACTACGGGAATTGAAATCCCAGCAACTCACAATGGCCTTGGATATAATAATTTAATATTTATGTCCCTGTTGTTGGCTAAGATGCAGGTCGATTCAGATGGGTCATATATGGGGAGTAATTCAAAGGTCTTCTCAATTTTAGCCATTGAGGAGCCAGAAGCACATCTTCACCCTGCAATGCAGTTTAAATTCTTAAAATTTTTAAAAGAGGGGAGAAATACGGCGAGGCAGATTTTTGTAACAACTCATTCAACACATATCACTTCAGCAGTCACACTAGATGAGCTAATTTGTTTACACAATGAAAATGGAGAAACAAGAGTTGGGTATCCAGGTACTATTTTCCCACCTGATAACAATAGTAAAAAATACGTACAAAGGTTTTTGGATGCAACAAAATCAGATATGCTTTTTGCACAGAAAGTTGTATTTGTTGAAGGTCTAGCAGAACAGTTATTGCTTTCTTTATTTGCTCGTTATTATGATATAGAAAAGAGGGCTAAACATAAGGATAATGGAGGAAGTTCTAGTGATTATCAGCCTGTAAATTTTGAAGATAATCATATAGCACTTATTAATGTAGGAGGTCGGTATTTTGATCATTTTCTTCATATTTTTGATTCAGATAAGCCAAATACTATAAACAAGAAAGTAGCTTGCATAACAGATAGAGATCCTGTTAGAAAATCGATTATTGAAAAGGATTCTCATTTTAAGAAGTGTTATCCCTTTGAGATTGATCAAAACAAAGATGAATATGAGTATTCTAATAATGCTAGTGAATTGATCGATAAATACACAAGTCATTCAAATATTAGATTTTTTAGCCAAGATGCTAAAAAAGGAAAAACACTAGAGTATGATTTGGTTACAAGTAATCCAACCTTTCAAGGACTTATCACAGAATCAGTATCTAATAAGAAACAACTTTCCACGTTAATGAGCTTTATGGAGGATTCAACGAAGACTGTTCAAGATTTTCTTAACGTGTTGAGTTATGGAACTGAAGAAAATCCTAACCGTCAAAATTGGGCGATTAAGAATGGTATTGATGAATTAGAGAGAAATGAAAAACCACAGTGGAATGAAGACGATAAGAAAAAAGCGATTATCGCTTCACGATATTTGAATTCAGTTGGGAAAGGAGAAAATGCATTAGATTTAGCCGTTGCGCTAGAAGAGAATTTAGCAAAGTATGGATCTGCTGAATATGTTGAGTTTAATGTGCCTGAATATATAAAAGAAGCAATTGAATGGGTATGCAAATAA
- a CDS encoding helix-turn-helix domain-containing protein, translated as MIIGQKLRELREEKGLLLRQVAAELEVDTAYVSKMERGEKNIKREFIFKLANVYNFSKEELLTFWLADKVLDVIKDEQNAMKALKIAEYKISKK; from the coding sequence ATGATAATAGGACAAAAACTCAGAGAATTACGAGAGGAAAAAGGCTTATTGCTTCGACAAGTTGCTGCTGAATTAGAAGTAGATACTGCTTATGTCAGCAAAATGGAACGAGGAGAAAAAAATATTAAACGAGAATTCATTTTTAAGCTTGCGAACGTATATAATTTTTCTAAAGAGGAATTGTTGACTTTTTGGCTAGCTGATAAAGTATTGGATGTGATAAAAGACGAACAAAATGCGATGAAGGCTTTAAAAATCGCAGAATATAAAATATCAAAAAAATAA